Below is a window of Macadamia integrifolia cultivar HAES 741 chromosome 8, SCU_Mint_v3, whole genome shotgun sequence DNA.
TCAATTCACACCAGGCCTTGGGTGGTCACAGGGCTAGTCACAAGAAGGTGAAGGGATGCTTTGCAGCAAAGCTTGATGATCTTGATGAGAGCCAAGTTGATGAAGATGTGATTACCAATGATGATTTCTCTATCCCTAGCAAATCCATTGCAATTATACCTTATGACCAAACCTCATTGGCTGTCCCTTCTAAGAGAAAGTCTAAGGTTCATGAGTGTTCTATATGTCATCGTGTGTTCTCATCTGGGCAAGCCTTAGGTGGCCATAAGAGGTGTCATTGGGTAACTTCAAATTCTCCAGACACATCTTCAATCCCTAAGTTTCATCATCAACTTGAGGAACATCAAAGACCCAACTTCATCAATAAGTCTGAGCCACTTGATCTCAACCTTCCTGCACCTATTGATGAAATTGCCGGAGTCCGGCAAGATTCCGATAACCTGTTAAGTTTCGAGGTCCCGACGGCGATATATCTACAACCATGGATTGGGGTACACTCAAATAGCAACAACAATAACcacaatcatcatcatcatcaccaccaccatcaccaccaccaacaccaaaacaatgacaacaacaacagtaacagcaacagcaacaataACCagaccaacaacaacaacaataatactATTACTACCACCACCAACAATGCTAAGAGTACTACTTCAGGGATTAATGTGGATGATGAAGCAGATAGTAAGGTCAAGTTAGCAAAGCTAAGTGATCTGAAGGACATGAACTTGGGTGGTGGCTCATCTCCATGGTTGCAGGTTGGGATTGGTTCAACAGCTAATGGAAGTATTGACCCATGAAAGCTTTGAATCAACAGAGAGAGATCAGTATCTACCTCATAGTGTATTTTTTGTATCAAGAAcctgtaattaaaaaaatcaacaagcCCAAATCCCCCCATCATTCTTGTTATTATATTACCATCACCAcccttttttttccatttttgttctgtaatttttttggTGGGTCCCTTGAGAGAATCCCATCTGTGATTCCTAATTGGATTTTTCAGGCATATATTTctgaataaaaaatgattctttgttattttttccCCTGAAGATTCTTCAGGAATCGTGTTGGATGGCACTGGAAACAGAACAAACCAGATTGAAGTTGCAGTAATACTCTCCTACTCTTTGCTTGAGTTGAACGCATTTGGTATGCCTTNNNNNNNNNNNNNNNNNNNNcaaagagggggaagcttctcctaccaaaatcgtagccttctttcactcaaaacccatttttcttgcttccatagtgtagggcttgaaaaaacgaagaagctgcaacttggttcacccaaatccgagttaaaatgagggagatatgacattttgaagttggagcaatgagatagcctgaaatagaatcttcgtaggggtggcgtaggctacaccggcggcgcgcacaacaggggcgaaatctgaccgtagatctcatataaaagatcttgtaatataagccgtcggattaaaccaacggacaatagatccaagccattaaatttgaatctcgatgacgtcatcatgacgtaggcgttgacatcgtcagaagtgttgtcgatctatgattggttgcttttccggattttaagggagcttgtctcccactcacaaaagagaaatgcatatcgaccgttggatccgaatcctccatgatgctttaatcagatttcttgagatcattaagatcggaatcttttttataccttctatacacacgcgaaacaccacaacataccttgataaggtgtagcgctaGTGCATCAAGAAtcatgcacctaaccaatcaaattctacgcgcaagcatctatctcgtccatgtcagcgcaaaatctcagcagcctttggatgagCATCAAGCCTACGTTTAGCAAGccccatccatttcacttcccctactcctctttattacaatcaagcccctgcttccatatgtttcagtgttTAAAGACctcttgcaactcagaccttcaaaatatttaaattacacaaaagcccctcgaatttcaaaaataaattctgaaaaatccacccaccgagagcaactgatgaattttcggtttggattttcaaaccgactttacgaaaacacttataactttttcatacgatatccgatcgagatgaaatgaagtgtgttggaatcgtaactggatgctctacgacttttcagaagactcaataatctgaatcatccatgtaaaaagaccaaaatgcccctacacctttccaatgacgtatctttctcatacggaatcggaatacgatgaaatcagaaccgttggaaagattgtattattgtcgtattgttacatgtagaacacttcctttaaaaaattcatcttcaatgccgaaactatcctcgactgccacaaatgccgtaacttcttcatacggtatcgaaaTGTGACGAAAttaaatgcactggactaggtaaattacaacctatctttttcatgaataaccgatcttccaaaaatgtcattttgacTGGCAAAAAttccctcgatcgtaaataggccaatttttccagttttgacccagaaacccgcaccacctattaatgatgtattaaaccactccatgcataccaagatgctctgttatctcatcggtgacagtggacactgccatgtcatcattttcatccacgtcacccaaactgaccacgtcatcaccgccacgtcatcatcgccacgtggccgagttgccaacaaggacaaccataaaacaataggTCAATCAGTCGGGTTGGATTGGTCCATTTAAGTAATCAGTCCTCATATGCTAGGcatggtcccatttataaaCAGTAGATCGTACTTTTTAACCAGGCTACCAATAATCTGGCTAAACGGACCTCAGTCCGATTTTAAACATGCTAACGACACATTTATCTCTAAATAAACTATAATCGGGCCACTAAATGAACTATAATTGGGCTTTATGAGGTCTTTAAACATATCGGGCTTAGCAAATGGGCTTTAAAAGCACTCTAGACAGACCATAAACAGCTATAAACATTTCAAGCTATTAATCGATTGGTCCCAGTTGAGTATCTATCAGGTAGCACCCTAGCAGCAGGAATGACCTATTAATAAAAGCGTCGGCTGCAACCCAACACTTATATTAATGGGCCAACCTGGTTTGGGCTTTAGACAATCAGGTTCGGTCGGGCCTGTTGGACCAGGCCTATAATTGACACCTCTACCTTGGGTTTCAATGGTTCGGTTTGAACAGGTTTTGGTGTGAGAATGAAAGTTTAAATCTTAATCCAATAAGGGTGCATTGGTTTTGACttcggttcagtttggtttttgCTTATTGGTTTACTATCGATTTACCATTTaaacatattaaaaaattatgaagaacAAAGAatgtttttttatgaatttcagCTGGTATCGATTTCTATCATGTTatattggttttatttttattttggttcagTATCTTATCAGTTTTTGTGCAATCCAATTTGGTTTCGGATTCACAAAGCCCTAGTCCGAAACATGATCTAATAAAACAATATCAATGAATTTCGATCTAgttcggtttagggtttcacaaattcCCAATATCGAACATGATTCACTAAACCCATATcgattttggttcaattttgatccatttgatttggtttaatcGGTTTCAACACCCTCCCCCTACCTTTGCCCATGTGAacttcatattctttttgtgtctGCTCTCCCCATCCATGGGTTGATGATGATTTGGAATTCACTGTAGTAGTGACCACTCAAATCCCTTTCAATCAGGCCTGCCAGAATGGTATTTTGATCACCAAAAATGCCCTCCATGAAGAATATCTAATTGTAAGTAGTAAATTGACCACAACTTACCTCCCATGCAAAGTCCAGAAATAACCATTTGATGAGCATATTGACCTAGAAGGCCAATTGGTTCGACTTAATTAACTACTTGTCTGTTTGCTGCCTCTTGAAGTCATCACTTCTCACCAACACTACGAGTCCACGAGCCCAAATCCtctccattttttttgggggtcaCAGGCCAAATGTTCTATAAGAAAATTCTCTTatgaggctatgtttggtagtcaagaaaaaaggggggaaaattttttgaagaaaagagaaaaaataagcacataaaatcattgtgtaattataatttttatcttattatgtcttttgtacttttttttttccttgactACCAAACGTAACCCAATGATAAAATACATGACGACATAATCCAGTGTAGGTAACACAAAATTCCAACCTTACAACGTAAGTGTTTGCttaagggattttttttattttattttattttatttatttttttttttttttgaggtggtGGTTGcaattataatttttatcttattatgtcttttgtacttttgtttttcccttgGCTACTAAACATAGCCCAATGATAGAGTGTACATGGAGGTACTACAAAATTCCAACCTGTTGTAAGTGTTTActtgtgggaattttttttctttttttttgagttaGGGTGCAAGTCATCATATTGGAATCTTAATACATAAGATtcagtctttttatttttaaacaaagttttttgaatctttttttttttattattattatttggagaGTTTTCTTCCACCGGGTTAAACTGTTCACCACTCTagcctagggttcacaaacccatATAGGATTTTAGTATGTTTTCAAAATACCCTCCCAATGCGTGTATGTATAATGGGAGGTGACATATTTTGAAATAAACTAAAACTCCATGATAGAGTAGTGAACATTCTTACCTAGTGGAGGAAAACTTACTCCAAGTGTTAACGGCAATTCAGGATGGGTACACTTAAGTGTAAAATGAGTAAATCCTTGTGGTATCTGATTGGTTGTCATTAGACAATCCAACCAACTTCCAAATACAGATGACAGATGATTCAATTCAAGGATTTGGAGATCTGCTTTGCCTTTCTCAACTCAAATCAACTTAAATAAATCTTCTAGTAATCATACATTACCATAAATACCAACTAATGGAGAAATACCATGGGACCACAAAAACTTGTATCTCAGTCTCCActtctaaatttcaaaatttcaacaaaataGTACATTTTTTCCGCGGACAAACAactgaaatgaccaaaattttcAATCGAAAAGATCAAAATTTTCACAAACCGAGATCAAGGAAACTTCAACCGAAATGGACACCAAAATTTGTTGAAATTTTTCTCCTGGTAACAATGTAAGCTCTGATGTTACTGAACCGTCTTCTGAAGGTACATCCCCCCTGGAGTGGTTATGAGGGTAGTTCACATCGAAGGTCTCCTGCTTCTACAAGTACCCAATACGAGGTCAAGTGGATCCTAATGCAACCTTTAAAAGCCAACCCTCAAACCAAATCAGAAAGGCTCAGTTTCTACAACCAGGTCCATAAACCACCTGGTTGGAAGTGCACTCTGTGTTCGGTTCTTCATGCTTTGATGAACAAACAGTTATTACAACCATTGTTTCTTCTAAATTTTAACCCCTGTGATTCATTTATCAAACATTAAAACAACTATGCTTTTCCCTAAAATCTTTGACCTAATTCTCCCACTCCCAAATGATGCACATCTTTTGCATATCCAGTATGCTCCATAACCCTAGTGAAGAAACATTTTATCAAACTTGCACAATAAAATTCAACTCCCTAGTCTAATCCAGTTGCAAAAGCAGCCACTAAGAAAAACTTTACAAGGAATCAAACAGTTGGGGCACCATGAACACATTTAAAGATAAGGGATCAGTGGCAAACCATCTGCAAAAATTTCTTCTGGGAATTCTCATGAGCTTTCTACAGATACTAAAGTAGCAGAGGCATAAACTTGCAAAAAAGAGAGATACAATCTGGTGACCATCATAGGATGGAAATATTTTTACAATAAACATTTCGGCGAGTCCCCAAACCTCAGAATGGTCACAATGGTGGTGGCCTCGTTAACTTATTTGTTCAAGGACCTTGGTCATGCGCTAGTTCCTACCTACAGTGCATCATTGAACACAGAGAAACCTGATTTAGCTATAAGCCACCTTACATGGGAATTGAGTGGAAAGCTTCACAAACAACATTATCTATGAAAGAACAAAACTTGTAAATATGATGGAAGAAAAACAGATTCCACCACAAATATTCAACCACGAGTGGAAGAACTAAAGGTTATGGAACTATGATTTCACTTGGGAGGAAGAAGCAAGTCTCAACAGAGAAATAAGAATATGATATATGACCAACCACAGAACTAAACCCTGTTCTCAAATAAAGCAGTCTTTCATTTTAAGGAATTCAACTCAAAACACTCTAAAAGCCCATTCTGATATACATGGTACCAAACCATCAATTCCAAATGAAATTTTAGTTAATTCCTCTTTGACTGCAATATGACTACTACCACATGAGAatccaaaaatagaaacaagaatGTTCTGAAAGACACAACAGAATAGCAACTAGAGCCAATTCTAGAATAGGGTAACCATTGATCCACAAGAAAATGTTTAGCACCAAGGATCCCCTATTGCCAATTGCCCAAGGGAGAgttcaatgttaattgttataaTCTCACAAATAAGGATCAACACACATAACAGGAGACCAGAAAATTCAAATCTAATCAGACAATTTGTCAGTCCTTTATACTTCAACACAGCACATATTATAATTATCATTcctccctaaaaccctaattatttCAGAAAAATCAGATGCAAGAATGCACATCCATGACAAATGAGGTCGTCACAATCCAGCAAAAGAAACTTATAAAAGCCATAGaacaagaaaaccctaaaaaaaacaCAGCATTTTCCAGTAGCAGGGAAATTTAACAAAATTATAATCAGCAAAACTTGACATTCATCAAGACCGAATGAAACCAAAGAAGGAACCAAGTTCACTACTTGGACACGACTAACCCATTAAAgctaagaaaattaaaatttccttGGAGCCCCACCTCCATAGCCACCACCTCTACCGTAACCAGATGTCGGAGCCGTAGTGGTATCGACTTGCTTGACAACGCCGGGAAGATCAGCCATGCCCAGGGCAGTGAGCATATCGATAGTTTCCTTGTCGACCTCAATGTTATCAATTTTAATAGTGGATTCGTCGGGTACAAAGTCCATACGCCTCTCACGTTCTTCTTCCTGGAGTTTGAGAGATATCCCACGAACTGGGCCTCTTTGGATGCGCTTCATGAGATGGGTAGAAAACCCAGCGATCTTGTTGCGGAGGCGCTTCGATGGGATGATGGCTACTTCCTCCAAGATCTTCTTGTTGGTGTGGAAATCGAGTGTCATTCGAGAGTAGTACCTCTCAATCACCTGTCGAGAGGATTTCTTCACTGTCTTGGTGCGAACGCGTCCCATGGTGGCAGCTCCCGGTGAAGAGAATGGGTTTAAAGTAGGAGAGAAGGCTTCCTCTTGCAAGGTAAAAGCAGCTGCAACTGAGATGGTAGGAAGGGCTAGGGTTTTCCCGCTGAAGAGAATGGGTTTGAGGTAGGGGAGAAGGCTCCTGCAAGGTAAAAGCGACGGCAACTGAGACGGTAGGAAGGGCTAGGGTTTcgtataatcattaccccaattaggggtgtcaaccgatcggttcagttcgatttggttttggttggaTTGAAtcggtttttggtttaggaattgaGGAGACCAAAATCAATTCATTAAGGAAATTCGGTTTTCgattggtttcgattttggcCCGATTTAGTTTcgatttatgttgatttttcagTATCTGGTTAATAGCGGTTTAGTATTGGGCTTGGACCATAATTTACTCTTACCTTAAACTGTAGTGACAAAAATTATTTGACGAACACACTTTAAATTTGTGACTAAATCATCATTTATCATTGTAAAGAATAgataactaattactaaaaaaataactgatattgaaatcacaaaataaacCCTGTTATCCAATCATTAATTTAACTATCaaactaattttgtatagtgaacaaaaaaatcaatggaagcattgttacaatttacaaatcaatttctttatttataaactcatatttttttatttgtaacaattccctttaaaacaaaaaatattctcattaatattgtaaaaaaaaatagataattaattcaccaatttatattcttataatcatttatttttttatcggtttcattcagtTTGATTATTGATCAGTTTAATTTAGATCAGTTTTCAGTCGATCCCAACATATCTTAatccaaaatcaatccaataatGATCGTTTTGACTCGATCCAAGTTTTTTTCAGTTTTATCGGCTCGaattaggttttgacacccctaactccAACCAATATCAATTGTCCATCCCAGGCCTGCTATGGTGGCTGGCACTTTTTCACTTGGGAGAGTGACAATCAAGTCTCCAAATTATTAGTATCTTACTTGCTTTCCAAGAAAGTTGTGGCTCTCTTGCCCTTATTCTGGGACCTAGGGCCCTTTATCGGTTCCTTGGAGTTTCATTCATGGACGCTTCATGGTCAAATTTAATGATGGGATACTTGGATGATTGGAGAATAATCCTTTGGTTGAAGTACTTAGTAAGTCCTTTACATTGGAACTCAAAATATTCCACAACTACAGTGATAGAGTCTTTTCTTCCTTGTTTAGTGAATTAAGAACTGGGATGGAAGAGATGCTGGGGTTCCAATATGGGAAATGGTCCATAAGGATGATGAACACCATGAGACAAGATGAAAGAGGAGTTCAGATTGTTATTAATTACAACAGTCTAGACTCGAGAGAGGGAggtattttaattatgattaagGAGTGTCTAATCCTAGATTATAATTAGTGGGGCTTATGGTTCTAAGCTACGTTAATAGATCGATCGTACTGCCATGCCAGTAGCCGTGTGCATGGCAATCAGTCATGCCAGCAGCCATGTGCACAGTAGATTGTAGCCATGTGTGTGGCATTGTAACTATGTTAGCCCCCATGTGTGTGGCCATATCAAAACAGAAATACTCTGGCTTACCttaaaagaaaatggattttttttttttttttttattcctgtCCCATTCAAACATGATCCAACAAACTCATATcgattttggttcaattttgatcgATTCAATTTGCATTAATCGGTTTtgaaacaccccccccccaacctttGCCTATGTANNNNNNNNNNNNNNNNNNNNNNNNNNGTGTTAATGATGATTTGAAATTCACTGTAGTATTTTTTGACCACTCAAATCCCTTTCAATCGGGCCAGCCGGAAGGGTATTTTGATCACTACTTCACTAGAAATGTCCTCCATGAGGAATTTCTAATTGTAACTAGTAAATTGACCACAACTTACCTCTTATGCAAAGTCCATAAATAACCATTTGAAGAAAAGGGTCAGTATTAGGGGGTGACAGTTTTGCCCTCACAATTCAAACACGTCTTGAGTCCGAACAGGGTTtcggccaagttttttgaccctgatAGCTGGTTAGGGTTAAAAAACTCCAACCCTGGGTtaaagttgggttgggcttgggatgaggccTTAGCCCGGCCCAACCTAGTCCAAAATTTAACCATGAACTTTAATATTAGAATTTAAGGCTCCTcttggtatttcatttttcttaattttttagtGTATGAGATATAAATGGCAAAAACAAGTCAATTAatgttaatccaaccattgcatAAGCCAGgatcaacccaacccagcctagCCTAGCCCGACCAGACCCAACATGACCCTAAACCCGGCAGGGTTGGGCTTGAACATGAACCCcgcaaggttgggttgggcttgggttgaattttAAGGATCTACAGTTGGGTTAGAGTTTTAagaaggttttaagaaaccccacCTTCACCCCTAGTCAATATATTGACCTAGAAGGCCCTGTTAGTGAGACTTAATTAACTTCCTTGCTTGTTTGCTATCACTTGAAGTCATTATCTCTCACCAACCCTAGGAGCCCAAATCCTCTCCACATATATTATGAGCGTCTTCTAATCAATCACCGTAAGTAAACTTTGTCTCTCATGAGGCTATTTTTggtagtcaagaaaagaaaaaatatatattcaaaaaactttaaatctagagagagaggcgcattaaaaattttattatgtaattatgatttttatctTACTATAtcttttgtactattttcttttatgtCGTTTTTTTGGGCATCAAACATAGCTCAATGATGGAATACATGACAACATAATACATTGTACATGGAAGTACTACATAGAGACAATCAAAATTCCAACCTTACAACATAGGTGTCGCTTGAGATTGAGATGGAGATTAAGGTGAAGATGAAGGTTGACCTAGAAGCtctaaaaatacatttttttttttctttgcaattTATCATATTGGAACTTGTATAAGattcagtctttttttttttttttaggcaaaGTTTTCTGGATGGGACATAGGGACTATACCCAGACAC
It encodes the following:
- the LOC122087540 gene encoding zinc finger protein ZAT9-like, whose translation is MALVVDQQPNFKYYCRICKKGFGCGRALGGHMRAHGIGDETGHMDDDDPAADWDPPPGTKRMYALRTNPNRLKNCRICENCGKEFSSWKAFLEHGKCSSDDAAAESLVSSPGSDDDDDVEDGRRGCGWSKGKRSRRLKLGITNSNCPSSEDEDLANCLVMLSTARVDPLVAETESSCASASKDEEQRRNLAAPPPAINRLSADKAKGVVRGMFECKACKKVFNSHQALGGHRASHKKVKGCFAAKLDDLDESQVDEDVITNDDFSIPSKSIAIIPYDQTSLAVPSKRKSKVHECSICHRVFSSGQALGGHKRCHWVTSNSPDTSSIPKFHHQLEEHQRPNFINKSEPLDLNLPAPIDEIAGVRQDSDNLLSFEVPTAIYLQPWIGVHSNSNNNNHNHHHHHHHHHHHQHQNNDNNNSNSNSNNNQTNNNNNNTITTTTNNAKSTTSGINVDDEADSKVKLAKLSDLKDMNLGGGSSPWLQVGIGSTANGSIDP
- the LOC122087590 gene encoding 40S ribosomal protein S17-like, with product MGRVRTKTVKKSSRQVIERYYSRMTLDFHTNKKILEEVAIIPSKRLRNKIAGFSTHLMKRIQRGPVRGISLKLQEEERERRMDFVPDESTIKIDNIEVDKETIDMLTALGMADLPGVVKQVDTTTAPTSGYGRGGGYGGRN